One Mycobacterium kubicae genomic window carries:
- the ribD gene encoding bifunctional diaminohydroxyphosphoribosylaminopyrimidine deaminase/5-amino-6-(5-phosphoribosylamino)uracil reductase RibD, translating into MSEVEQVKSIEEAMVLAIQQSYQVKGTTYPNPPVGAVIIDQEGRVVGVGGTQPAGGDHAEVVALRRAGGLAAGGIAVVTMEPCNHYGKTPPCVNALIEARVGTVIYGVDDPNGIAGGGAGRLSAAGVQVRSGILADRVAAGPLREWLHKQRTGWPHVTWKYATSIDGRSAAADGSSQWISSEASRMDLHRRRALADAIVVGTGTVLADDPALTARLPDGSLAPQQPLRVVVGKRDIPPDAKVLNDDSRTMVIRTHEPVEVLRALSDRTDVLLEGGPTLAGAFLRAGGINRILAYMAPILLGGPVTAVDDVGVTTIAHALRWQFDAVEQVGPDLLLSLVAR; encoded by the coding sequence ATGAGCGAAGTGGAGCAGGTCAAAAGCATCGAAGAGGCGATGGTCCTCGCCATCCAGCAGTCCTACCAAGTCAAGGGCACCACATATCCGAACCCGCCCGTTGGCGCCGTCATCATCGACCAAGAGGGGCGGGTGGTCGGGGTCGGCGGCACCCAACCGGCCGGCGGCGACCACGCCGAAGTGGTGGCGCTGCGCCGGGCCGGGGGGTTGGCCGCCGGCGGCATCGCGGTGGTCACCATGGAGCCGTGCAACCACTACGGGAAGACTCCGCCGTGTGTGAACGCGTTGATCGAGGCCCGGGTTGGCACGGTGATCTATGGCGTCGACGACCCGAACGGGATCGCGGGGGGTGGCGCCGGCCGGCTGTCGGCGGCGGGGGTGCAGGTGCGTTCGGGCATCCTGGCCGACCGGGTGGCGGCCGGACCGCTGCGTGAGTGGCTGCATAAGCAGCGCACCGGCTGGCCGCACGTGACATGGAAGTACGCCACCAGCATCGACGGCCGCAGCGCCGCCGCCGACGGGTCCAGCCAGTGGATCTCCAGCGAGGCCTCGCGGATGGATCTGCACCGCCGGCGCGCCCTGGCCGACGCGATCGTGGTCGGCACCGGCACCGTCCTCGCCGACGACCCGGCGTTGACCGCGCGACTGCCCGACGGTTCACTCGCCCCGCAGCAGCCGCTGCGCGTGGTGGTGGGCAAGCGCGACATCCCCCCGGACGCCAAGGTGCTCAACGACGATTCCCGCACCATGGTGATCCGCACCCACGAGCCCGTAGAGGTGCTGCGGGCGCTGTCGGACCGCACTGACGTCCTACTGGAGGGCGGTCCCACCCTGGCCGGCGCCTTCTTGCGGGCCGGCGGCATCAACCGGATCTTGGCCTACATGGCACCGATCTTGTTAGGCGGGCCCGTCACCGCGGTCGACGACGTCGGGGTAACGACCATCGCCCACGCGCTGCGGTGGCAGTTCGACGCCGTCGAACAGGTTGGACCCGACCTGCTGCTCAGCTTGGTGGCGCGGTAA
- a CDS encoding RsmB/NOP family class I SAM-dependent RNA methyltransferase, whose amino-acid sequence MNAKDRRPRRRPLDPARRAAFDALRAVSERNAYANLVLPALLRERGITGRDAAFATELTYGACRTQGLLDAVIGAAANRSPQAIDPVLLDLLRLGTYQLLRTRVDAHAAVSTTVEQAGIEFDSARAGFVNAVLRTISRRDEQSWVTELAPDPRADPIGHAAFVHAHPRWIAQAFADALGAAAGEVDAVLASDDERPLVHLAARPGVLTADELAAAVHGTVGRYSPYAVYLPGGDPASLEPVRDGQALVQDEGSQLVARALTLAPVDGDTGRWLDLCAGPGGKTALLAAIAVASGARVTAVEPSAHRADLVVQNTRGLPVEVVRVDGRQSGLEPGFDRVLVDAPCTGLGALRRRPEARWRRQPADVPGLAKLQRELLAAAIALTRPGGVVLYATCSPHLAETTGVVADALRRHPVEAIDTRPLFEPVESPEGAAVQLWPHRHGTDAMFAAALRRLT is encoded by the coding sequence GTGAACGCGAAAGACCGCCGGCCGCGCCGCCGGCCGCTGGACCCCGCGCGCCGGGCGGCGTTCGACGCGCTGCGGGCGGTGAGCGAGCGAAACGCCTACGCCAACCTGGTGTTGCCCGCGCTGCTGCGCGAGCGCGGGATCACCGGACGGGACGCGGCATTCGCCACCGAATTGACCTACGGCGCATGCCGGACGCAGGGCCTGCTCGACGCGGTGATCGGCGCGGCCGCCAATCGTTCCCCGCAGGCGATCGATCCGGTACTGCTCGACCTGCTGAGGTTGGGGACCTACCAACTGCTGCGCACCCGCGTCGACGCACACGCCGCGGTGTCAACCACCGTCGAACAAGCCGGCATCGAATTCGATTCGGCGCGAGCCGGATTCGTCAACGCCGTGCTGCGCACCATCTCCCGTCGCGACGAGCAGTCGTGGGTGACCGAACTGGCGCCCGATCCGCGGGCAGACCCTATCGGGCACGCCGCCTTCGTGCACGCCCACCCTCGCTGGATCGCCCAGGCCTTCGCCGACGCGTTGGGTGCGGCCGCCGGGGAAGTCGACGCGGTGCTGGCCAGCGACGACGAACGGCCCCTGGTGCACCTGGCGGCCCGGCCCGGCGTGTTGACCGCCGACGAACTGGCCGCGGCGGTGCACGGCACCGTGGGCCGCTACTCGCCGTATGCGGTGTATCTACCGGGTGGTGACCCGGCGTCGCTCGAACCGGTGCGCGACGGTCAGGCCCTGGTGCAGGACGAGGGCAGCCAACTGGTGGCCCGAGCGCTGACGTTGGCGCCGGTCGACGGGGACACCGGGCGCTGGCTCGACTTGTGCGCCGGTCCGGGCGGGAAGACGGCGCTGCTGGCCGCGATCGCCGTCGCGTCGGGCGCCCGGGTCACCGCCGTGGAGCCATCGGCCCACCGGGCGGACCTGGTGGTGCAGAACACCCGCGGATTGCCGGTCGAGGTAGTGCGGGTCGACGGGCGCCAATCCGGTCTGGAACCGGGCTTCGACCGGGTGCTGGTGGATGCGCCGTGCACCGGGCTGGGTGCGTTGCGCCGGCGGCCCGAGGCCCGCTGGCGTCGCCAGCCGGCCGATGTGCCGGGGTTGGCCAAGCTGCAACGTGAGCTGCTGGCCGCCGCGATCGCGCTGACCCGCCCGGGCGGCGTGGTGCTGTACGCGACCTGTTCGCCGCACCTGGCGGAGACCACCGGGGTGGTGGCCGACGCGCTGCGCCGCCATCCGGTCGAGGCGATCGACACCCGGCCGCTGTTCGAGCCCGTGGAGTCCCCCGAGGGCGCCGCGGTGCAGCTGTGGCCGCACCGGCACGGCACCGACGCGATGTTCGCCGCCGCGCTGCGCCGCCTAACGTGA
- the rpe gene encoding ribulose-phosphate 3-epimerase, protein MSHMSGSTGGPLIAPSILAADFARLADEAAAVTGADWLHVDVMDNHFVPNLTIGLPVVESLLAVTDIPMDCHLMIEDPDRWAPPYAEAGAYNVTFHAEATDNPIGVARDIRAAGAKAGISVKPKTPLDPYLEILPQFDTLLIMSVEPGFGGQEFIPEVLSKVRTVRKMVDSGELRILVEIDGGINDDTIEQAAEAGVDCFVAGSAVYGAQDPSAAVEALRRQAAAASPHLQL, encoded by the coding sequence GTGTCGCACATGTCTGGCAGCACGGGGGGTCCACTCATCGCGCCATCCATCCTCGCCGCCGATTTCGCCCGCCTCGCCGACGAAGCGGCGGCGGTGACGGGGGCGGATTGGCTCCATGTCGATGTGATGGACAACCACTTCGTCCCGAATCTGACCATCGGCCTGCCGGTGGTCGAGAGCTTGCTCGCGGTCACCGATATCCCGATGGACTGTCATCTGATGATCGAAGACCCGGACCGGTGGGCGCCGCCGTACGCCGAGGCCGGTGCCTACAACGTCACCTTCCACGCCGAAGCCACCGACAACCCGATCGGCGTGGCCCGCGACATCCGCGCGGCGGGAGCCAAGGCGGGCATCAGCGTCAAGCCCAAGACTCCGCTGGACCCGTACCTGGAAATCCTGCCGCAGTTCGACACGCTGCTGATCATGTCCGTCGAACCGGGCTTCGGCGGTCAGGAATTCATTCCCGAGGTGTTGAGCAAGGTCCGCACCGTCCGCAAGATGGTCGACTCGGGGGAGTTGCGAATCCTGGTCGAGATCGACGGTGGCATCAACGACGACACCATCGAACAGGCGGCCGAGGCGGGCGTGGACTGCTTCGTCGCCGGATCGGCGGTGTACGGCGCGCAGGATCCGAGTGCCGCTGTCGAGGCGTTACGTCGCCAGGCCGCTGCCGCGTCTCCTCATCTGCAGCTATGA
- a CDS encoding riboflavin synthase — protein MFTGIVEELGQVTGREDLADAARLIIRGPTVTADAGHGDSIAVNGVCLTVVDVLPDGQFSADVMAETLNRSNLGALAQGSSVNLERAAALNSRLGGHIVQGHVDGTGQIVSRTPSEHWEVVRIEVPATVARYVVEKGSITVDGISLTVSALGAQPRDWFEVSLIPTTRELTTLGSAPVGTQVNLEVDVIAKYVERLLQATSTP, from the coding sequence ATGTTCACCGGAATTGTCGAGGAACTTGGCCAGGTGACCGGCCGGGAAGACCTCGCGGACGCCGCCCGATTGATCATCCGCGGGCCCACCGTCACCGCCGACGCCGGGCATGGCGACTCGATTGCTGTGAACGGCGTCTGCCTGACGGTCGTGGACGTGTTGCCCGATGGCCAGTTCAGCGCCGATGTGATGGCCGAGACGTTGAATCGGTCCAACTTGGGTGCGCTGGCGCAGGGGAGTTCGGTCAACCTGGAGCGGGCCGCGGCGCTGAACAGCCGGCTCGGCGGGCACATCGTGCAGGGCCACGTGGACGGCACCGGTCAAATCGTGTCCCGCACCCCGTCCGAACACTGGGAGGTGGTCCGGATCGAGGTGCCCGCAACCGTGGCCCGCTATGTCGTCGAGAAGGGCTCCATCACCGTGGACGGTATCTCGCTGACCGTGTCCGCCCTGGGGGCGCAACCGCGGGACTGGTTCGAGGTCTCACTGATCCCGACGACGCGCGAACTGACCACACTGGGGTCCGCGCCGGTCGGGACGCAGGTCAATCTCGAGGTGGACGTCATCGCGAAGTATGTGGAACGGCTCCTGCAAGCCACTTCGACACCCTGA
- a CDS encoding LppX_LprAFG lipoprotein, which produces MHFRRGLFAALAALGVATTLVAGCSSGSKQSGGPLPDATTLVKQAAESTKTVKSGHIVLTVNGKIPGLSLKTLSGDLTTTPTAAKGNAKITFGSSDIDVDFVVIDGNLLATLTPNKWSDFGPASDIYDPSQILSPDKGLANLLANFTDAKAEGRETINGQSTIRITGKLTPQSVNAIAPPFNATDPVPATVWIQEQGDHQLAQAKMERGSGNSVQIALSNYNQQVQVTKPPVSG; this is translated from the coding sequence ATGCATTTTCGCCGCGGCCTTTTTGCCGCTCTCGCCGCCCTGGGCGTGGCTACCACCTTGGTGGCCGGATGCTCATCCGGATCCAAGCAGAGCGGCGGGCCGCTGCCGGACGCGACGACGTTGGTCAAGCAGGCCGCCGAGTCAACCAAGACCGTCAAGAGTGGTCACATCGTGCTGACGGTCAACGGCAAGATCCCAGGTCTGTCGTTGAAGACGTTGAGCGGTGATCTGACCACCACCCCCACCGCGGCCAAGGGCAACGCGAAGATCACTTTCGGCAGCTCTGACATAGACGTCGACTTTGTGGTCATCGACGGCAACCTGCTTGCCACGCTCACCCCCAACAAGTGGAGTGACTTCGGCCCGGCGTCCGACATCTATGACCCGTCGCAGATTCTGAGCCCGGACAAGGGCTTGGCCAACCTGCTGGCCAATTTCACCGACGCCAAAGCCGAAGGCCGCGAGACGATCAACGGGCAGAGCACCATTCGCATCACCGGAAAGCTCACCCCGCAATCGGTCAACGCCATCGCGCCTCCGTTCAACGCCACCGACCCGGTGCCGGCGACGGTCTGGATTCAGGAACAAGGTGACCATCAACTGGCCCAGGCCAAGATGGAACGCGGTTCGGGCAACTCGGTCCAGATAGCCCTGTCGAACTACAACCAGCAGGTTCAGGTGACGAAGCCACCGGTGAGCGGATGA